Proteins from a genomic interval of Nasonia vitripennis strain AsymCx chromosome 3, Nvit_psr_1.1, whole genome shotgun sequence:
- the LOC100122784 gene encoding guanine nucleotide-binding protein subunit beta-5 — MDSATELEQIEKLAKEAESLKVRLEDERQKLNDVTLAVVAERLESISCINVKPRRVLKGHQAKVLCSDWSPDKRHIVSSSQDGKMIIWDAFTTNKEHAVTMPTTWVIACAYAPSGQLVACGGLDNKVTVYPLSLEDDVSAKKKTVGTHTSYTSCCAFPNSDQQVLTGSGDSTCALWDVESGQLLQNFHGHSDSVMSIDLAPSETGNTFVSGSCDKLVFIWDMRSGQCVQSFEGHESDVNSVRFHPSGDAVATGSDDATCRLFDLRADKEVAVYTKESIIFGANAVDLSVSGRLLFAGYNDYTVNVWDTLKCQRVALLYGHENRVSCLRVSPDGTALSTGSWDTTLRVWA, encoded by the exons GATGAGAGACAAAAACTCAACGATGTCACTC TTGCTGTTGTTGCCGAAAGACTTGAATCAATTAGCTGTATAAATGTAAAGCCACGCAGAGTGCTTAAAGGACACCAAGCAAAGGTCCTGTGCTCTGATTGGTCTCCTGACAAGCGGCATATTGTTTCTTCTTCTCAG GATGGAAAAATGATCATATGGGATGCCTTCACAACAAACAAGGAACATGCTGTTACCATGCCAACCACTTGGGTCATTGCCTGTGCCTATGCACCAAGTGGACAGCTTGTTGCATGCGG TGGTCTCGACAACAAAGTGACGGTCTATCCTCTGAGCCTAGAGGACGACGTCTCGGCGAAGAAGAAAACCGTGGGCACGCACACTTCGTACACGTCCTGCTGCGCCTTTCCAAACAGTGATCAGCAAGTGCTAACGGGTAGCGGTGACAGTACCTGCGCTCTGTGGGACGTCGAAAGTGGACAGCTGCTTCAGAACTTCCATGGACACTCGGATAGCGTCATGTCCATTGATCTCGCGCCCAGTGAGACTGGAAACACTTTTGTCTCCGGTAGCTGTGACAAGCTGGTATTCATATGGGACATGAGGAGTGGACAATGTGTGCAGAGCTTTGAGGGTCATGAGTCCGATGTTAATTCG GTTCGATTCCACCCAAGTGGCGACGCAGTGGCAACGGGCTCGGACGACGCGACCTGTCGGCTGTTCGACCTTCGTGCCGATAAGGAGGTAGCGGTCTACACAAAGGAGAGTATAATCTTTGGAGCAAATGCAGTTGATCTGTCGGTCAGCGGTCGGCTCCTCTTTGCAGGATATAACGACTACACCGTCAACGTCTGGGACACCCTCAAGTGCCAGCGGGTAGCCCTTCTCTACGGCCATGAGAATAGGGTTTCCTGTCTGCGCGTTTCCCCCGACGGCACAGCTCTGTCCACAGGAAGCTGGGACACAACACTCAGAGTCTGGGCTTAA